One stretch of Columba livia isolate bColLiv1 breed racing homer chromosome 29, bColLiv1.pat.W.v2, whole genome shotgun sequence DNA includes these proteins:
- the AAAS gene encoding aladin isoform X2, with the protein MCSLALFPPPPPPGDITLYEFNNALVCGRTSELPLPFQNQVAELPVPTLPRETLKAPGRLEPSARPAFIHHREALWKRCLSAWRDVGLCGLLAEVAAAEDEGPQWLNATSQFLLALCRWLSSLHGSFFPHLSLSTEDMIATFSQAVDWAGCTIRAFAWHPHTSKFAAALLDDSIRVYNSSSVTVPSLKHRLQRNVAAVAWKPLCASILAVACQSCVLLWHLDPTSLSTRPSSGCAQVLSYPGHSPVTSLAWAPGGQLLLSASPADTAMLVWDVSTESCVQLPWFGGGGVTYLSWSPDGSKVLAATPSAVFRVWEAQTWTCERWPTITGRCQTGCWSPDGSRLLFSVLGESVIYSLSFSEPRGEMQGQVGGSKTASVVADLSETTFETLYGEERIGGEIHSMAWDPTGERLAVIVRGQRDAPGSQTVVAVFRTRNSPVFELLPCGFLRGERDAQPQLVAFQPCFGKGALLTVCWSTGKISHVPFFFVSGRVPRASPGRSPAVPVAAGREQPLFSEL; encoded by the exons ATGTGTTCCTTAGCGCtgttcccccccccgccgccccccggcgACATCACCCTCTACGAGTTCAACAACGCGTTGGTTTGCGGCCGCACCTCGGAGCTCCCGCTGCCCTTCCAGAACCAG GTGGCCGAGCTGCCTGTGCCCACCCTGCCCAGGGAGACCCTCAAGGCTCCCGGCCGCCTGGAGCCCAGCGCCCGCCCGGCCTTCATCCACCACCGCGAGGCCCTATGGAAACGCTGCCTCAGTGCATG GCGGGACGTGGGGCTGTGTGGGCTGCTCGCAGAGGTGGCTGCTGCCGAGGACGAGG GGCCGCAGTGGCTGAACGCGACCTCGCAGTTCCTGCTGGCCCTGTGCCGCTGGCTTTCCTCGCTGCACGGCTCCTTCTTCCCACACCTCTCC CTCAGCACTGAGGACATGATCGCGACGTTCTCCCAGGCTGTGGATTG ggcCGGCTGCACAATCCGTGCCTTCGCCTGGCACCCCCACACCAGCAAGTTCGCTGCGGCTCTTCTGGACGACTCCATTCGGGTCTATAACTCCAGCAG CGTCACCGTCCCCTCGCTGAAGCACCGGCTGCAGCGGAACGTGGCGGCCGTGGCCTGGAAGCCGCTCTGCGCCTCCATCCTGGCCGTCGCCTGCCAGAGCTGCGTCCTGCTGTGGCACTTGGaccccacctccctctccaccaG ACCCTCGTCCGGCTGTGCCCAGGTGTTGTCCTACCCCGGTCACAGCcctgtcaccagcctggcctgggctcctggggggcagctgctgctctcgGCATCCCCTGCTGATACGGCCATGCTG GTGTGGGACGTCTCCACCGAAAGCTGCGTCCAGCTGCCGTGGTTCGGGGGTGGTGGTGTCACCTACTTGTCCTGGTCACCAGATGGCAGCAAGGTCCTGGCGGCCACCCCCTCGGCCGTGTTCAG AGTGTGGGAGGCTCAGACGTGGACGTGCGAGCGCTGGCCCACGATCACGGGACGCTGCCAG ACAGGGTGCTGGAGCCCCGACGGCAGCCGCCTGCTCTTCTCAGTGCTGGGGGAATCTGTCATCTACTCCCTGTCCTTCTCAGAGCCCCGGG GGGAGATGCAGGGGCAAGTGGGAGGCTCCAAAACAGCCTCTGTGGTGGCAGATCTGTCCGAAACCACCTTCGAGACgctctacggggaggagag GATCGGAGGAGAAATCCACTCCATGGCGTGGGATCCCACTGGGGAGAGATTAGCGGTGATCGTCAGAG GACAGCGCGACGCCCCCGGCAGCCAGACGGTCGTCGCCGTGTTTCGCACCCGCAACAGCCCCGTGTTCGAGCTCCTGCCCTG CGGGTTCCTGCGCGGCGAGCGGGACGCGCAGCCCCAGCTCGTGGCCTTCCAGCCGTGCTTCGGGAAGGGCGCCCTCCTGACCGTG TGCTGGTCCACAGGGAAGATCAGCCACGTCCCCTTCTTCTTCGTCAGCGGCCGCGTCCCCCGCGCCAGCCCCGGCCGCAGCCCCGCGGTGCCCGTGGCCGCCGGGCGGGAGCAGCCGCTCTTCTCGGAGCTCTGA
- the AAAS gene encoding aladin isoform X1 codes for MCSLALFPPPPPPGDITLYEFNNALVCGRTSELPLPFQNQVAELPVPTLPRETLKAPGRLEPSARPAFIHHREALWKRCLSAWRDVGLCGLLAEVAAAEDEGPQWLNATSQFLLALCRWLSSLHGSFFPHLSLSTEDMIATFSQAVDWAGCTIRAFAWHPHTSKFAAALLDDSIRVYNSSSVTVPSLKHRLQRNVAAVAWKPLCASILAVACQSCVLLWHLDPTSLSTRPSSGCAQVLSYPGHSPVTSLAWAPGGQLLLSASPADTAMLVWDVSTESCVQLPWFGGGGVTYLSWSPDGSKVLAATPSAVFRVWEAQTWTCERWPTITGRCQTGCWSPDGSRLLFSVLGESVIYSLSFSEPRGEMQGQVGGSKTASVVADLSETTFETLYGEERIGGEIHSMAWDPTGERLAVIVRGQRDAPGSQTVVAVFRTRNSPVFELLPWYVRSLRVDTHVGFGVILGGFMPRSPGARWRRRCHPALPLWPFYPKTGCVLAVSSVTRLEALCSARPQTSSCHRK; via the exons ATGTGTTCCTTAGCGCtgttcccccccccgccgccccccggcgACATCACCCTCTACGAGTTCAACAACGCGTTGGTTTGCGGCCGCACCTCGGAGCTCCCGCTGCCCTTCCAGAACCAG GTGGCCGAGCTGCCTGTGCCCACCCTGCCCAGGGAGACCCTCAAGGCTCCCGGCCGCCTGGAGCCCAGCGCCCGCCCGGCCTTCATCCACCACCGCGAGGCCCTATGGAAACGCTGCCTCAGTGCATG GCGGGACGTGGGGCTGTGTGGGCTGCTCGCAGAGGTGGCTGCTGCCGAGGACGAGG GGCCGCAGTGGCTGAACGCGACCTCGCAGTTCCTGCTGGCCCTGTGCCGCTGGCTTTCCTCGCTGCACGGCTCCTTCTTCCCACACCTCTCC CTCAGCACTGAGGACATGATCGCGACGTTCTCCCAGGCTGTGGATTG ggcCGGCTGCACAATCCGTGCCTTCGCCTGGCACCCCCACACCAGCAAGTTCGCTGCGGCTCTTCTGGACGACTCCATTCGGGTCTATAACTCCAGCAG CGTCACCGTCCCCTCGCTGAAGCACCGGCTGCAGCGGAACGTGGCGGCCGTGGCCTGGAAGCCGCTCTGCGCCTCCATCCTGGCCGTCGCCTGCCAGAGCTGCGTCCTGCTGTGGCACTTGGaccccacctccctctccaccaG ACCCTCGTCCGGCTGTGCCCAGGTGTTGTCCTACCCCGGTCACAGCcctgtcaccagcctggcctgggctcctggggggcagctgctgctctcgGCATCCCCTGCTGATACGGCCATGCTG GTGTGGGACGTCTCCACCGAAAGCTGCGTCCAGCTGCCGTGGTTCGGGGGTGGTGGTGTCACCTACTTGTCCTGGTCACCAGATGGCAGCAAGGTCCTGGCGGCCACCCCCTCGGCCGTGTTCAG AGTGTGGGAGGCTCAGACGTGGACGTGCGAGCGCTGGCCCACGATCACGGGACGCTGCCAG ACAGGGTGCTGGAGCCCCGACGGCAGCCGCCTGCTCTTCTCAGTGCTGGGGGAATCTGTCATCTACTCCCTGTCCTTCTCAGAGCCCCGGG GGGAGATGCAGGGGCAAGTGGGAGGCTCCAAAACAGCCTCTGTGGTGGCAGATCTGTCCGAAACCACCTTCGAGACgctctacggggaggagag GATCGGAGGAGAAATCCACTCCATGGCGTGGGATCCCACTGGGGAGAGATTAGCGGTGATCGTCAGAG GACAGCGCGACGCCCCCGGCAGCCAGACGGTCGTCGCCGTGTTTCGCACCCGCAACAGCCCCGTGTTCGAGCTCCTGCCCTGGTACGTCCGTTCGCTTCGGGTTGACACTcatgttggttttggggtgattttggggGGTTTCATGCCACGATCCCCTGGGGCGCGGTGGAGAAGACGCTGCCACCCTGCGCTCCCCCTTTGGCCGTTTTACCCCAAAACCGGTTGCGTTTTGGCCGTCTCATCCGTCACCCGCCTGGAAGCGCTTTGCTCCGCGCGTCCCCAAACGTCCTCGTGTCACCGCAAGTGA